From Syntrophales bacterium:
CGCCACCTTCTTGATGAGCGAATAGACCTCGAGCATCTCCCTGCTCTTCCCTATCAGATTTCCGAAACTTACGGCATCTTCCACACTTTTCATGAAGAGTGCATCTTCCTTTTTGACACCTTTCTTCTTCAACGCGTCACTAATTGTATCTTTGAACTCTTCGACATCAAAGTTTTTCTCAAGATAATCGTATGCCCCTTCCTTCATTGCGGCAACGGCAGTTTCTCCTGAGGCATAGGCGGTAATTAGAATAACCATGGTCTCTGGAGATATTTCCTTAATGCCCTTTAAAAAGTCGATCCCGCCTACTTTAGGCATCTTCAAGTCGGTGATTACCAGATCGAATGTATGGTTCCTGCAGAGATTTAGCGCTTCTTTCCCGTCACCGGCACTCTTGACATCGTATCCTTCTCTCGTCAACATTATATCAAGAAATTCTCTCATTCCTCTGTCATCATCCACGACAAGAATCTTTGCCATTTGCCTCTCCTGCCACCCTTCTAAATTTTTAACGGACAACCAAGTTCGTAAAAAGTCATAAATTGCATCATTTGTCATCCTGAACTCGTTTCAGGATCTCACTTGTTTCAGCATCTATTTATTTCAGTAAGTTAGAGACCCTGAATGATCCTGAAACAAGTTCAGGACATGATTTTGGGTGACAAAAAAAGACTTTTTACGAGACTGTTAAGTTTGTTTGCACGGACAAACAATACCGGATCAAGGTCCGGCACATGGTTTGTCCATGCCGCCCTTCTTGCTCCCTACTCCCTACTCCCCACTGCTCACTCCGTACTCCTTACTGCCTGCCTCGCGGCAGCAAAACCATACAGGATGTTCCTTCCCCTGGTTTACTTTCGATCCTGATTTTTCCCTGATGATTTTCCACAATCTTGTTTACTATCGCCAGCCCAAGTCCCGTTCCTTTTTCCTTTGTCGTGTAAAAGGGTTCAAACACCTTATCAAAATCTTTTTCTTCGATTCCATGACCGCTATCGCTTATTCGTATTTCGAGGTATTCTAATCCCCCCTTGCCCCCCTTTACTAAAGGGGGGATGTGGGTGCTTATACCCTTTACTAAGGGGGGGGTGTGGGTGCTTATATCCTTTACTAAAGAGAGGATGTGGGTGCTTATATCCTTTACTAAAGGGTGGATGGGGGGATTATTTTCATCAACAGAAACTGTTCTGGTGCTTATTTTCAGTTTACCCCCCTCCGACATCGATTGAAGGGCATTCAAAATCAGGTTCCAGATCGCCTGCCTTAGCTCTGTCATACTTCCATAAACGATTGCCTGACTACATGAATCTCTGGTTACTTCAATGTCTTGATACCAATCAGGACTGTGGCTAAGAGATTCAAGAACGTCATCTAAGATAACCTCAATATCAACATCCTCACGCTCAGCCGGATTCGGTCGTGCCAGAAGAAGAAAGCTTTTCATAAAGTTTTCAAGTTGATCCTTTCCCCTCAGGATAATTTGCATGAGCCTTCTATCGGTTTCACCCAGATCAAGGTCTCTTGCCAGCACCTGAATGGATCCTCCGATTGATGCGAGAGGATTTCTGATTTCGTGGGTAAGACTTGCCGCCATCTCACCGACAAGGGCAAGTCTTCTGTTTTTTTCAACTTGACGCTCCATCTCTCTAATGGTTGTCAGGTCCCGAAAGATTAGAATCTTTCCGATTTTTTCGCTACTGCTGTCAATAAGTGGAGAAATAGAACAACCCAGTATTTTACCCGAGACTTCCATTTCAAATCTGTTTACAGCGCTCTCCTGACTATTTGCATTGTTTATATTATTTGCTGTTGCGGGAAAGTTAGGGAAAATACTGTCAATTCTTTTATTTATAACTTCAGAATATGAAAGGTTGGTAATTTCTTCCGCTCCTCTGTTAAAAGATTTTATGTTTTCCTGATGGTCAATCGTTAATATCCCCGTATCTACAGATTCGATTATGCTTTTGTGTAACAGGTCAAGTTGATCAAAGGCGCTCTCTTTTTCCGCCAGGAGCTTTCTGACTTTCTTTTCCTGCTTAACAGCGAAGCTCGCCAGAAATGCAACGATATAAAAGGATACAATATGGGTAAAAATCCTCGAAAACACATACCCTGCGCTGTAATTGTAGTCAAAGTTGAAAGGATATATCGGGTGGATAAATCCATAATATTCCAGATCGAGGAGTGTACCGTAGAGTATAGCGCCGGCAGAGGCAAGAATAATAACCCCTTGTCTCGGCAGAAACAATACTGAGTACATGATAACCAGAGGATAAAAAATAGAGTAAACACTCTCGATTCCACCCGTTACATACACAAGGCCGGTTATAAGTGTAACATCGGCAAGGCTCTGCACATATATATTCCATTCGAGACTTTCGATAGTCTTTATGAGTAAAAGATATAAAAAGGAGAGAAAATAGGTTAATAATATAATAATGTAAACAGACGTGAGAGATGCTCCGGGCAGTGATTCTGTTCCCTTAAGCTGGATAAAGGCTGCAATACCGAGTAAAAAGGTAACCATTACAACCCTGAGAAACATCAACCACCGGAATCTTATGTCCATAAAATTACTTTTCATAATAACGCTGTCACCTTTATATAACGGGATGATGATAGAACCCAAAAATGACAATCTCGTAAAAAGTCGAAAGTGTGCTCTTTGTCATGCTGAACTTGTTTCAGCATCTAATTATTTCAGCAAGTTAGAGACCCTGAATGATCCTGAAACAAGTTCAGGACATGATTTTGGGTGACAGAAAAAGACTGTTTGCGAACTTGTCAAAAATAGACATATAAAATAAAGACTGTCCTCCCCATCCCGTAGGACAGCCGTCTCGGCTGTCTACGGCGATTCACCATTGTGGACAGGCGGGACGCCTGTCCTACTGTGTTGGAAGGGTCAATGTCTATTTTAGGGTAGAACAGCCACCTGTACATATTTGATATTAATGCTATAATACTTCAAAAATTAAATCCATTTAAAAATACCATGCGACGACCATTAATTCCCTTACTTGTTTTTCTGACGGCTGGAATAATCGTTGGTAATTTCACTTACTTGCCTAACCTGCCCGTAACGACATTTCTTTTAATATCCCTTTTTATCCTTCTGCTTGCAACTATCAAAAAGCGAAAAAACCTTACAATGAGTTGTCTTTTGATATCGCTTTTCTTCCTCGGCATTCTCAACATAAACCTCTTTCTTTATCCTGATCCCACACCTGTGAATATATGCAACTACGCTAACAGCAAAGATAAAGTTACAATCGAAGGGATAATCTCACAAAATCCTGTGGTATCACATGACAGGATTAATCTGGTCGTTGCAACAAACAAGGTTATAAGGGGCGGCATAATCGTTCCGGTTGAAGGAAAGATATTGCTTTCTGTGAAGGGTGGTCAAAGATTGCTCAAATATGGTGATCTGATACGGGTTAAAACCCGGCTTAAGATACCACATAATTTCAACAATCCCGGTGGTTTTGATTATGAAAAATACCTCGGTTACAGGGACATCCGGGTTCGGGGATCCATAGATAATCCGTTAAGCATCGTGGTTGTCAGGGAAAACCGGGGAAATTTATTTAAAGTAAAACTTGAAAAATTCAGGACCAGCCTTAGAAAACTTATCGATAAGGCCTCGCCCTATCCCGAGAGTAAAGTCTTGCAGGCATTGATCCTCGGAGAGAAGAAAGAAATTCCAAAAGATATCCAGGAAAATTTTAACCGAACCGGAATGTCCCATGTACTGGCAATATCAGGGCTTCACATCGGGATAATAGCATTCCTCTCAATTATTATTGTCAGATTCATTATGAAATCTTCGGAATATCTCCTTTTAAGATTTAACATCCTCAAGGTTTCGGCTCTTTTTGCCTTTATTCCTGTAATTATTTACGCATTCATCGCGGGTTTCGGCATCTCAACGGTAAGAGCCACCATAATGATACTAACCTTTCTGATTGCAATACTCTGCGGCAAGGAGAGAGAATTATTTAATACCCTGGCACTTGCAGCATTCGTAATACTTGTCATTTCACCTGGTTCACTCTTTGATGTTTCCTTTCAGCTTTCCTTTACCGCGGTTGCAGCTATTCTGTTTATAGCTCCACGGTTGTCTTCTCTGATTCCCAAAGGAAACCCTGATGAAAAATCCCGCCTTAAAAAAGCTCGATTAAGTATATTTTTTCTCATTGTCACATCACTCAGCGCGATGCTCGGCACTATCCCGCTGATTGCTTTTTATTTTAACAGAATATCAACAATCACC
This genomic window contains:
- a CDS encoding ATP-binding protein, with translation MKSNFMDIRFRWLMFLRVVMVTFLLGIAAFIQLKGTESLPGASLTSVYIIILLTYFLSFLYLLLIKTIESLEWNIYVQSLADVTLITGLVYVTGGIESVYSIFYPLVIMYSVLFLPRQGVIILASAGAILYGTLLDLEYYGFIHPIYPFNFDYNYSAGYVFSRIFTHIVSFYIVAFLASFAVKQEKKVRKLLAEKESAFDQLDLLHKSIIESVDTGILTIDHQENIKSFNRGAEEITNLSYSEVINKRIDSIFPNFPATANNINNANSQESAVNRFEMEVSGKILGCSISPLIDSSSEKIGKILIFRDLTTIREMERQVEKNRRLALVGEMAASLTHEIRNPLASIGGSIQVLARDLDLGETDRRLMQIILRGKDQLENFMKSFLLLARPNPAEREDVDIEVILDDVLESLSHSPDWYQDIEVTRDSCSQAIVYGSMTELRQAIWNLILNALQSMSEGGKLKISTRTVSVDENNPPIHPLVKDISTHILSLVKDISTHTPPLVKGISTHIPPLVKGGKGGLEYLEIRISDSGHGIEEKDFDKVFEPFYTTKEKGTGLGLAIVNKIVENHQGKIRIESKPGEGTSCMVLLPRGRQ